In Fodinicola acaciae, the following proteins share a genomic window:
- a CDS encoding Uma2 family endonuclease, whose amino-acid sequence MSVMAVHLPQGPPEPSELIELPVSSGAPITVELFRRFPPRTRLNIVGGTVFAGRDGGFDVADLDRLDDDGWRHELIDGVIVMSPAPSHPHQRAVMELAFALRTAVPDNLEVLVAPFDVRLGKRRRVQPDVIVAPKVDLGNAVPVPKLVVEVLSPSGQRYDLIAKRRLYEQARVESYWIVDPGQPSLTVLELRDGRYAEIGTATGSAELVVEQPVKLRLRPHDLLS is encoded by the coding sequence ATGAGTGTCATGGCCGTCCACCTGCCGCAAGGTCCGCCGGAGCCATCGGAGCTCATCGAGCTGCCGGTCAGCTCCGGCGCGCCGATAACCGTGGAGCTGTTCCGCCGGTTTCCGCCGCGGACGCGGCTGAACATCGTCGGCGGCACGGTCTTCGCCGGCCGGGACGGCGGATTTGATGTCGCCGATCTGGACCGTCTCGACGACGACGGCTGGCGGCACGAGCTCATCGACGGTGTCATCGTGATGAGCCCGGCGCCGTCGCATCCGCACCAGCGCGCCGTCATGGAGCTGGCCTTCGCGCTTCGCACGGCTGTGCCTGACAACCTGGAAGTCCTGGTCGCGCCGTTCGACGTACGGCTCGGCAAGCGGCGACGGGTCCAGCCGGACGTGATCGTGGCCCCGAAGGTCGACCTCGGCAACGCCGTGCCGGTGCCGAAGCTGGTGGTCGAGGTGCTGTCGCCGTCCGGCCAGCGCTACGACCTGATCGCCAAACGACGGCTGTACGAGCAGGCGCGCGTCGAGTCGTACTGGATCGTCGATCCCGGCCAGCCGTCGCTGACCGTCCTGGAGTTGCGGGACGGCCGCTACGCGGAGATCGGCACCGCGACCGGAAGCGCCGAGCTGGTCGTGGAGCAGCCGGTCAAGCTGCGGCTGCGTCCGCACGATCTGCTGAGCTAG
- a CDS encoding DNA repair helicase XPB, with protein sequence MTDGPLIVQSDKTLLLEVDHPAAQECRLAVAPFAELERAPEHVHTYRITPLGLWNARAAGHDAESVIDALVRYARYPVPHALLVDVAETMDRYGRLQLVADPAHGLILRALDRAVLVEITRNKKIAPMLGAQLDEDTVVVHPSERGRLKQALLKVGWPAEDLAGYVDGEAHPISLHQDGWTLRDYQKQAVESFWAGGSGVVVLPCGAGKTLVGAAAMAEASATTLILVTNTVAGRQWKRELVARTSLTEDEIGEYSGERKEIRPVTIATYQVMTTRRKGEYRHLDLFDSRDWGLIVYDEVHLLPAPIFRLTADLQSRRRLGLTATLVREDGREGDVFSLIGPKRYDAPWKDIEAQGWIAPAECTEVRVTLTEAERMAYAVAEPEERYRMCATARTKMPVVKKILEKHAGEQVLVIGAYLDQLDQLSAELEAPVIEGKTTNKERERLFDAFRRGEVSTLVVSKVANFSIDLPEAAVAIQVSGTFGSRQEEAQRLGRVLRPKADQRQAHFYTVVSRDTLDAEYAAHRQRFLAEQGYAYTIVDADDLLGPAIPDVG encoded by the coding sequence GTGACAGATGGCCCGCTGATCGTCCAGTCCGACAAGACCCTGCTGCTGGAGGTCGACCATCCGGCCGCACAGGAGTGCCGGCTGGCGGTCGCCCCTTTCGCCGAGCTGGAGCGTGCGCCCGAGCACGTCCACACCTACCGGATCACCCCGCTCGGCCTGTGGAACGCGCGCGCCGCGGGTCACGACGCCGAGTCGGTGATCGACGCGCTCGTACGCTATGCGCGCTATCCGGTGCCGCACGCGCTGCTGGTCGACGTGGCCGAGACCATGGACCGCTATGGCCGGCTGCAGCTGGTCGCCGACCCGGCCCACGGCCTGATCCTCAGAGCGCTGGACCGCGCCGTACTCGTCGAGATCACCCGCAACAAGAAGATCGCGCCAATGCTCGGCGCGCAGTTGGACGAGGACACCGTCGTCGTCCATCCGTCCGAGCGCGGCCGGCTCAAGCAGGCGCTGCTCAAGGTCGGCTGGCCGGCCGAGGACCTGGCCGGCTACGTCGACGGCGAGGCGCATCCGATCTCGCTGCACCAGGATGGCTGGACGCTGCGCGACTATCAGAAGCAGGCGGTCGAGTCGTTCTGGGCCGGCGGCTCCGGTGTCGTGGTGCTGCCGTGTGGCGCCGGCAAGACACTGGTCGGCGCGGCCGCGATGGCGGAAGCCTCGGCCACCACGCTGATCCTGGTCACCAACACCGTCGCCGGCCGGCAGTGGAAGCGCGAGCTGGTCGCGCGTACGTCGCTGACCGAGGACGAGATCGGCGAGTATTCCGGCGAGCGCAAGGAAATCCGGCCGGTCACCATCGCCACCTACCAGGTGATGACGACCCGCCGCAAGGGCGAGTACCGGCATCTGGACCTGTTCGACTCGCGCGACTGGGGCCTGATCGTCTACGACGAGGTGCACCTGCTGCCGGCGCCGATCTTCCGGCTGACCGCCGACCTGCAGTCCCGCCGGCGGCTCGGCCTGACCGCGACGCTGGTCCGCGAGGACGGCCGCGAAGGCGACGTTTTCTCCCTGATCGGGCCGAAACGCTATGACGCGCCGTGGAAGGACATCGAGGCGCAGGGCTGGATCGCGCCGGCCGAGTGCACCGAGGTGCGGGTCACCCTGACCGAGGCCGAGCGGATGGCGTACGCCGTCGCCGAGCCGGAGGAGCGCTATCGGATGTGCGCGACCGCGCGTACGAAGATGCCGGTCGTCAAGAAGATCCTGGAGAAGCACGCCGGCGAGCAGGTGCTGGTGATCGGCGCGTACCTGGACCAGCTCGACCAGCTCTCCGCCGAGCTGGAGGCGCCGGTGATCGAGGGCAAGACCACCAACAAGGAGCGCGAGCGGCTGTTCGACGCGTTCCGCCGCGGCGAGGTCTCCACGCTGGTGGTGTCGAAGGTGGCCAACTTCTCCATCGACCTGCCGGAGGCGGCGGTGGCGATCCAGGTGTCCGGCACCTTCGGCTCGCGGCAGGAGGAGGCGCAGCGGCTCGGCCGGGTGCTGCGACCGAAGGCCGACCAGCGGCAGGCGCACTTCTACACGGTGGTCTCGCGCGACACGCTGGACGCCGAGTACGCCGCGCACCGGCAACGGTTTCTCGCCGAGCAGGGCTACGCGTACACGATCGTCGACGCCGACGACCTCCTCGGTCCCGCCATCCCCGACGTCGGCTAG